In a genomic window of Chrysemys picta bellii isolate R12L10 chromosome 1, ASM1138683v2, whole genome shotgun sequence:
- the LOC101950612 gene encoding poly(U)-specific endoribonuclease-like gives MARRLELNHELSKLFNELWDADVNRFVPGKDYTIDLQEKAGFVQQGSGVARDSASEPLFRYVNEERLKSIKTFAAFVSLLDNYETSTGVAEVVTPQEMAENNRFLDAILETEVMKLTHQYLVRKNWSKPSLNDFKSQLYGIWFQLYTRETGKGPDSCGFEHVFVGETKHGKEILGLHNWVQFYLQEKHKQIDYKGYIARRKNSRPDEDDQVLSLQFSWKGLVKPVGSTFIGVSPEFEFALYTIIFLQSQEKVTREMVRIEEYELQIVVYRHGKYIGTAYPVLLSSNNEDLY, from the exons ATGGCTCGTAG GCTGGAGTTAAATCATGAACTTTCTAAACTTTTCAATGAGCTATGGGATGCAGATGTTAACCGCTTTGTGCCTGGGAAAGATTATACAATTGACTTACAG GAAAAAGCAGGCTTTGTACAGCAGGGTAGCGGGGTTGCAAGGGACAGTGCATCTGAGCCTCTGTTTCGCTACGTAAATGAAGAGCGTCTGAAGAGCATAAAAACTTTTGCAG CTTTTGTTTCCCTATTGGACAACTATGAAACGTCAACTGGTGTAGCAGAAGTTGTGACCCCACAAGAAATGGCTGAAAACAATCGTTTTCTTGATGCTATCTTAGAAACAGAAGTAATGAAA CTTACTCATCAATATTTAGTTAGAAAAAATTGGTCAAAGCCCAGTCTTAATGATTTCAAGTCTCAGCTCTATGGCATCTGGTTTCAGCTATACACCAGGGAAACAGGAAAGGG GCCTGATTCCTGTGGATTCGAACACGTGTTTGTCGGAGAAACAAAGCATGGAAAAGAGATTCTGGGTTTGCATAACTGGGTACAGTTTTACCTTCAGGAAAAGCATAAACAAATTGACTACAAAGGCTATATTGCCAGGAGGAAAAATAGCAGG ccTGATGAAGATGATCAAGTTCTGAGCCTACAATTCAGCTGGAAAGGTCTAGTAAAACCTGTGGGAAGCACCTTTATTGGTGTCAGCCCTGAGTTTGAATTTGCCCTCTATACAATCATTTTTCTACAGTCTCAGGAAAAGGTCACTCGTGAGATGGTGCGGATAGAGGAGTATGAACTACAGATAGTTGTGTATCGCCATGGTAAATACATTGGAACAGCGTATCCTGTCCTCCTTAGCAGCAACAATGAAGATTTGTATTGA